A window of Myxococcales bacterium genomic DNA:
TGGCTGCTAACTCGAAACGCGCCGGCCCTGTGCCGGCCGAGATATGCGCGATGCCCCCGACGTGCGCGGCCAACCACTCGGGATTGACGAAGGGCATGTACTCGCCGAAGACCACGAGTCGAACTTTGTCGTACGAACCGCTCACCCTGCCGTTCGAATCGAGCAAGTAGGCGCTGTTGTGATCGAATCCGTCAGCGGGATTTCCGCTGACTGCGCCGAGCATAAGCGGCTGACTAAAGCCCTGGCGTATCGGGAACGCTTCATTCGGCACGTCACGTTGAAACGGACGAGGTACGCGGAATGGATAGATCCCCGCCTCGGGCCAGATGATCAGGTCGACACCGAGCTGCTCCAATTCGCGCGAGGGCGACCAAAGCCGGTGCATGCGTTCTGCGATCGGCATCGGCCCGATGGGAATATTCGGCTGCACCACGCCGATTCGCAGCAGCGGCGCTCCCTCTGCGGCACGATCGAGAGCCGCCATTCGCCAGCTTCCAAATCCGACTAGAAACAGTGGGATGGCGAGCGCGGGAAGCCAGTAGCGACGTGCCGGGCGACCGCCAAACAATGCTTCTACCACGAGGCTCGCGCAGAGCACCACCAAAAGCTCGAGGAGCGCCACGCCGCCGAACTCGGCCAGCTGAATCCATGCGGGCTTCAGCGCCAACCCGATGATGATCGTGTATGGAAAGATCAGTGGCCAGGCTGCGTGAACCGCACAGAAAACGACACTCGGCCACAATACGCGCTGCCAGGTCAAATTCGACGACGTCGCCTGCTGCGCAGTCGGAGGCGCAGACAATAGAAGCAGCCAGATGCCATAGGGAATGGCCAGCCAGAAGCAGAAGGCCAGCCAGCCCAGCACCCCGACGAAGTACGGGACACCAGCGAAACGGACGAGGAGTCCGACGATCCAACCCGCGGCGCCGAGGCCGACCCCCATCCCTATCGTCAGGCCGAGGCCGAATCGCACCCGCCGGCTCGTACTTGTCACGAGGCGATGCGCAGTCAGCGCCAACATCACGCCCAGCCACGGCGCCCACAACATTCCGTAGGGCGGTGAGCCGAGGGGGAACATGAATCCCGAAACAGCAGCGAGCGCCCAGCCGACGAGCTCCCGCTTTCCACCCATCGCTCTGTTCATACAGCGAGCGTGGTCGATCTAGTCGCGGATTGCCAGCCGCTCGGAGGGAGGGTCGGCGATCGTCCTCAGGGTCGGCAGGGCGCCTCTCTTTATGTAGAGCACGCATCCCTGCTCCGAGATCAGTTCGATACCCGCCGCATTCGGCAACCGGATCCAGGTTCCGACTCCGTAAACTCCCTCGCTGTCGTAAATCTCTCCCGCGATCACAAAGATTTCACACCCGCCATTCAAGGGGTCTGTCTTCCAGGTTGTGCCCGACGCCCAGCGTTCGAGTCGTGTTACGTCGGGAAACGCGGACTCTTCGTAGAGCAGTTTCGTTTCGATTCCTTCGCTGTTCGTGCACTGCCAATCCATCGCATGGGTGTCGATCTTTTGGTAGACCCGTTGTGCTCCCGCGTACTGGCGCAACTTGACAAAGAGCACGCAGCCATCGCGGGAGAAGGGAGCGTGCCGGAAGCCCTCCGGATTCAGCAGGTGAGTGCCGGCAGGCCAATCGCCGTGCTCATCCGAGAACACGCCCTCGAGCACGAAGATCTCTTCACCATCGGGGTGGTCGTGGATTGGAAATGCGGCGCCTGGCTCGTAGCGAACGACCGATGTCACCTGTCCTGACTCGGCATCACCCACCAGGTGGAGACGTTTGCGCCAGACCGTGCCACTGGGGCTCGCCTGCCACTCGATTTCCGGGGTACGCATTACCGCTCGATGCGCCATGTCGCCATTGAGAGATGCTGGAGCCCGGATCTCTTGGCTGCCTGCTTCGTCGTTCATCACAGCGACCTCAGCTGAAATTGCGGATGCCTTCAAGCCGATTTCATGCCACCGGCCCGAACGACTCCGAGTGTATGCGTTCCGGCGAAACATCGCGTTGCTCCAGGTGTTCGTAGATTGCGGCCATCCATTTACTGGGGCCGCAGAGGTAGAAATCTGCCTCATACGAGTTCAGCAGCGCATCCAGCCTGTCGCCATCGACACGACCTTCCAGATGATCTGCGTCTCGGGTCACGTCCCCGGGAAGTGGGCGGCTGTAACTCACACGAACCTTTACGTTGGGCGCCGCTTCCGCAAGATTGCGCACTTCTTCGTCCAGGGGATGCTGCGTTGAGTTGCGGGCGCCGTGGATGAACCAGATGGGTTTGGTCTCGCCCCGGTCGATCAGAGCGTGCAGCATGCTCACCATCGGCGTGATCCCGACTCCAGCACTGAGTAGTACGCTCGGTCGCGATGTTTCCTTCGCCAGCGTGAAGTCGCCAGCGGGTGCACCGGCAATCAGCGTATCACCCACCTCGACTACGTCGTGCAAATGACGGGACACTGTCCCCATTGATTCCCGCTTGACGGTGATGCGATAGTACGGGTCGCGAGGATCATTGGACAACGAATAAGTCCGATCGACTGCGGCATCGTGCCCAGGGATTTCGAGCTTCACCGGCAAATGCTGTCCGGCCATGAATGAATCGAGTTCCCCGCCCGCGACCGGCTCGAGAACGAAGGAGGTCACGTCCGCGCTCTCCTTCAGCTTGGAGGCAATACGAAGTTCGCGACCCGAATGGGTCTGGCTATCCCAGCGCAGGGGAATTACAGCTGTTTGTTCAAGAACCTCTGCCACTTGAAAATGGATCAACCGCTGGGCGCCAGGGAACTGAGCAAGTTGCGGGCCCGCATCTTCAATCCGGGCCCGCCCCGTGAGTTGGAGCAGGTTTCCAGCTGCGAAATCCACGAAGAGGAGTCCGACTCTCGGATCCATCAGTAGATTGCCAACCGTATTGAAGTGGTTGTTGCCCGCGTAGTCCGGGAACACCAGGCTCTGGGCACTGTCTACCCGAACAAACCCCGGATCCCCGCCGCGGTGGGACGCATCCATTCCGTACGCTGCGCTCTCGCCTTCTCCCCGGTAGCCCGTCGCAATGAAGAAAGTGTCGGCCGTCTCGATGATTTCACGGAAGTGGCGGGTAAGCTGGAGATGACGCACCGGAACTGCCTTCAGAGCCACCACGGGTACGCTTCTCCAGCCGCGTTCATGGATGTACTGGGGGCAATTGCCGAAGGCTTGACCGACGGCGAGTTCCAGACCTTTCCCGTCCCGATGGCTGACGCGCCCATTCAGCCGGTTGCGCCTTCGGGTACTGAACTCGAGGCCCAGGAGCCCGAGATCTGATCCCTCCACAAGGCTATCGACAAGCGGATCACTCGCAGGCGGCAATGCATCAATGCGCAGCGCACCGGGGTGGGGCGAGTGAGCAAATCCAACAGCTCCGGTCAAGAGTGTCGCCCAGGGCTGACCGTCCGCATCGCGCGCCGCAGCCACTAGGAAAGGCAGTTCGGCGTAGAACTCGCGATGCTGCTCGGGCAACGTGCTGCGTACCACCTTGCGGGCCCACGGCTCGATCTCGGCCCGCACACCGAGCTGTGTCTGAACCGTTTGCTCACCAGCATGAAACGGCGATGGGACGGACATCAGCCTTACTCCTTTCCGGGCTTGACTGGAATCGGTGTCGCGCCCGGTCGTTTCGCGAGACGCTCGATCCAGGCCCGAACGTTGGGATATGCGTCGAGCTCAACGCCTCCGTCGGGTGCCAGGGCCAGGTAGCTGTAGTTGGCGATGTCGGCGATGGTCGGAGTGTCCGACACGAGAAAGGATCGATCCGCGAGGTGTTCCTCGAAGCGCTCGATTACCGCGTGCGCGCGCTCCTGTGCTTCGGCGAGATCACCGTTGGCACCGAACACTGTGATGAGTCGTGCGAAGGCCGGACCGTTGGCGACATCGGTGCTGGCGGTGGCAAGCCATTCCTGGACTTTTGACTCTCCTTCCGCGTCGAGCGGTAGCCATTCACCGTGGCCGAATCTCCGGCCGAGGTAGACGAGAATTGCGCTCGAATCGCGCACGACCACGTCTCCGTCGACCAGGACCGGGACCTGGGCGAAGGGATTCAAGGCCAGAAACTTCTGACTGCGCTGTTCGCCTGCCAACAGGTCTACGTCGATGAGTTCGTGCTCGACGCCGAGCAGGGAAAGGAGGTTGCGGACCTTGTGTGAATTGCCGGAAAGATAGAAGTCATAGAGTTGAATCGTCATTTTTGAATCCTTTGGGTGTGCGGTTTAGTTGTGGCCGGCGCGGCCATGTCACCCAATAAAGCACGAGGCATGCCAACTGAGCATAAAACACACTAAATTAGTAATATCCGTTAGTTACGAATACATTTGCCGATCCGTAATCCATGCGAAATGTAGAGAATCAATGAAATTTCGTGTCTAATTACGAAATTTCGCGTATTTTTTGTAAATGGAACTGACGGCGGAGCGCTTCAAAGGGTTGCTGCTCCAAATAGTGGGGGAGTGCGATCTCGACACCTTGCTTCGGGTGATCGTGAGCGAACTCGCCGACGAGAGCGATGTCGCCCTGGCTCGGATCTGGCTCATCAGGCCGGGGGACATTTGTGCCAGCTGCCCGAGGCGCGACGATTGCCCCCAACACACCGCGTGCCTGCATCTGGTTGCCAGTGGCGGAACACCTCTGAATGCGACGACCCCAGCCGGCGAAACCCTTGACTGGACCCGCACCAACGGGAACTTCCGCCGCTTCCCCCTGGGCGTTCGCAAGATTGGGCGCGTCGGCACAGGAGAAACTGTTCGTATCGAAACAATCGAAGGCAACGAAGCTTGGCTCGCCGATCCCGAATGGGCGACCCGAGAGCAGATCCGCGGTTTCGGAGGCGTCCCCCTGACCTATTCCGGTGAAGTCCTGGGCTGTCTCGGCGTCTTCACCAGAAGCGATTTTTGCGAGGACACTCTCGAATGGATGCGGATCGTCGCCGATCATGCGGCGGCCGCCATTGCCAACGCAAGGGCCTTCCAGGAGATCGAAAGTTTGCGCGGCGAACTCGCGCTCGAGAATGAGTATCTCCGCGAGGAGGTGAGCGAAGCGAAGTCATTGGGTGCGATCGTCGGCACCAGCGCATCGCTTGCCAGCGTTCTCCAGCGCATCGCATTGGTCGCACCCACTGACGCGACCGTACTGATTCAAGGAGAGTCGGGGACCGGCAAGGAACTCGTCGCTCGCGAGATCCACCGTCTCAGTGAGCGCGCCGAACGACCGCTGATCCAGGTGAACTGCGCCGCCATTTCGCGCGAACTCTACGAAAGCGAATTCTTCGGTCACGCTCGCGGCGCCTTTACCGGGGCAACTCGTGAGAGAGCCGGGCGCTTTGCCGCGGCCCATGGTGGAACACTCTTCCTGGACGAAGTAGGAGAGATCCCACTCGACTTGCAGGGCAAGCTTCTCCGAGTGCTCCAGGAGGGAAGCTATGAACGTGTGGGTGAAGAGCAGACCCGAGAGGTGGACGTTCGCATCGTGGCTGCGACCAACCGAGATCTGCGCGCCGAAGTGGCAGCGGGGCGCTTTCGCGAGGATCTCTACTACCGGCTCGATGTGTTTCCAATTGAAGTTGCACCATTGCGCGAACGCCGCGAAGACATCAGTGCGCTGGCGGACCACTTTATCGCCCGGACGGCGCGTCGACTCGGACGGCGCGTTCCAAGACTCGACGGGAAGAGCTACGCGGCACTGCGGGGCTACGACTGGCCGGGCAACGTTCGCGAACTTCAGAACGTGCTCGAGCGGGCG
This region includes:
- the lnt gene encoding apolipoprotein N-acyltransferase: MGGKRELVGWALAAVSGFMFPLGSPPYGMLWAPWLGVMLALTAHRLVTSTSRRVRFGLGLTIGMGVGLGAAGWIVGLLVRFAGVPYFVGVLGWLAFCFWLAIPYGIWLLLLSAPPTAQQATSSNLTWQRVLWPSVVFCAVHAAWPLIFPYTIIIGLALKPAWIQLAEFGGVALLELLVVLCASLVVEALFGGRPARRYWLPALAIPLFLVGFGSWRMAALDRAAEGAPLLRIGVVQPNIPIGPMPIAERMHRLWSPSRELEQLGVDLIIWPEAGIYPFRVPRPFQRDVPNEAFPIRQGFSQPLMLGAVSGNPADGFDHNSAYLLDSNGRVSGSYDKVRLVVFGEYMPFVNPEWLAAHVGGIAHISAGTGPARFELAATPDHPAVAIGPLICLEDIIPGYVREVARQPKGVAMFVNLTIDSWYGHRVEPWQHLALARFRAVEHRVPLLRSVSTGVSAIVDFNGRLIAQLPSLDVNMANRSDHPPQHIRASVQLPRNTEKAPTVYASVGWLLPHICQLGVLLKLALTWQQARTRT
- a CDS encoding cupin domain-containing protein, which translates into the protein MNDEAGSQEIRAPASLNGDMAHRAVMRTPEIEWQASPSGTVWRKRLHLVGDAESGQVTSVVRYEPGAAFPIHDHPDGEEIFVLEGVFSDEHGDWPAGTHLLNPEGFRHAPFSRDGCVLFVKLRQYAGAQRVYQKIDTHAMDWQCTNSEGIETKLLYEESAFPDVTRLERWASGTTWKTDPLNGGCEIFVIAGEIYDSEGVYGVGTWIRLPNAAGIELISEQGCVLYIKRGALPTLRTIADPPSERLAIRD
- a CDS encoding pyridoxamine 5'-phosphate oxidase family protein gives rise to the protein MSVPSPFHAGEQTVQTQLGVRAEIEPWARKVVRSTLPEQHREFYAELPFLVAAARDADGQPWATLLTGAVGFAHSPHPGALRIDALPPASDPLVDSLVEGSDLGLLGLEFSTRRRNRLNGRVSHRDGKGLELAVGQAFGNCPQYIHERGWRSVPVVALKAVPVRHLQLTRHFREIIETADTFFIATGYRGEGESAAYGMDASHRGGDPGFVRVDSAQSLVFPDYAGNNHFNTVGNLLMDPRVGLLFVDFAAGNLLQLTGRARIEDAGPQLAQFPGAQRLIHFQVAEVLEQTAVIPLRWDSQTHSGRELRIASKLKESADVTSFVLEPVAGGELDSFMAGQHLPVKLEIPGHDAAVDRTYSLSNDPRDPYYRITVKRESMGTVSRHLHDVVEVGDTLIAGAPAGDFTLAKETSRPSVLLSAGVGITPMVSMLHALIDRGETKPIWFIHGARNSTQHPLDEEVRNLAEAAPNVKVRVSYSRPLPGDVTRDADHLEGRVDGDRLDALLNSYEADFYLCGPSKWMAAIYEHLEQRDVSPERIHSESFGPVA
- a CDS encoding glutathione S-transferase family protein, whose amino-acid sequence is MQLYDFYLSGNSHKVRNLLSLLGVEHELIDVDLLAGEQRSQKFLALNPFAQVPVLVDGDVVVRDSSAILVYLGRRFGHGEWLPLDAEGESKVQEWLATASTDVANGPAFARLITVFGANGDLAEAQERAHAVIERFEEHLADRSFLVSDTPTIADIANYSYLALAPDGGVELDAYPNVRAWIERLAKRPGATPIPVKPGKE
- a CDS encoding sigma 54-interacting transcriptional regulator; this encodes MELTAERFKGLLLQIVGECDLDTLLRVIVSELADESDVALARIWLIRPGDICASCPRRDDCPQHTACLHLVASGGTPLNATTPAGETLDWTRTNGNFRRFPLGVRKIGRVGTGETVRIETIEGNEAWLADPEWATREQIRGFGGVPLTYSGEVLGCLGVFTRSDFCEDTLEWMRIVADHAAAAIANARAFQEIESLRGELALENEYLREEVSEAKSLGAIVGTSASLASVLQRIALVAPTDATVLIQGESGTGKELVAREIHRLSERAERPLIQVNCAAISRELYESEFFGHARGAFTGATRERAGRFAAAHGGTLFLDEVGEIPLDLQGKLLRVLQEGSYERVGEEQTREVDVRIVAATNRDLRAEVAAGRFREDLYYRLDVFPIEVAPLRERREDISALADHFIARTARRLGRRVPRLDGKSYAALRGYDWPGNVRELQNVLERAIITWRGGPLRVDLKLSSATRTSGQKVSSSTSDADRVGESPILTDLELRDRERENIEAALRRTRWKIAGPGGAAELIGVRPSTLASRIKKLGVERPI